Proteins co-encoded in one Pelobates fuscus isolate aPelFus1 chromosome 5, aPelFus1.pri, whole genome shotgun sequence genomic window:
- the SDHAF1 gene encoding succinate dehydrogenase assembly factor 1, mitochondrial encodes MVRHSKLQKQILSLYKQFLRAGKEKPGFLPRIQQEFRNNAKIAKTDVMHIEYLMRRGNRQLEQLKDVTTKQLGSFVKTLSDSDH; translated from the coding sequence ATGGTAAGACACAGCAAGCTGCAGAAACAGATCCTCAGTCTGTACAAACAGTTTTTGCGAGCTGGGAAGGAGAAACCTGGGTTCTTACCCAGAATCCAGCAGGAATTCAGGAATAATGCCAAAATTGCAAAGACTGATGTCATGCACATAGAATATCTTATGAGGCGTGGAAACAGACAGCTGGAACAGTTAAAAGATGTCACTACAAAGCAGCTCGGTTCCTTTGTTAAAACCTTATCTGATTCAGACCATTAG